CCCGGACCCGGCCCGCGTCAGCGCCCGGTTCGGCCCCGGGCCTTGAGTCTGCGCCAGCCGCCGGCGCGGTTGTCGGCGATGATGTGGCGGATCATCCGGGTGAGGGCAGGGGCGTTGATCGTCTCGCCCCTGCGGAAGGCGACCGTGCGGGCGGTCTTGTTGTCGTGGCCGGCCGTGATGATGCCTTCGGGGTCGGGGACGATGGCGCCGTCGTAGAGGAAGACGTTGACGTGGTCCTTCGCCGCGAGCAGCGCGCAGATGTTCCCGTCGAGCACGAAGTAGGGCCGGGTGGTTCGTTTGATCGTCTCGACGACGTCGGGGTCGGCGGCGTGGACGAGCTCTCGGACCTGGCGGCAGATGTCCCGCTGCCATTCGGGTAGCGCGTCGATGTAGGCGTCAACGCGCGGATCGGCGACGTAGGGCATCGAGCATCCTCCTCGTTCGCGGACGTGGGTCTCACGTCGGGACGTCCTGTGGTCGGGTCAGAGCCAGACGCCGACGATCGTCCCCATGGCGAGCATCTTGACGAGCCAGTCGCCGCCGTGCACGACCGCGGTGGTCACCGGAACCTTGTCCCACATGACCGACCCGGTCAGCAGGACGAAGGGGAACCCGGCCCACAGTGCGAGGGCGAGCAGCAGCGTCGGCCCGACCCCCGGCAGGTGCATCCCGTGTGCCAGGCCGGTGATGACCGACGCTGTGAGGGTGCTGCGTCCCAGTTCCAGGAGAACATGCAACGGGGACGGCCGGTCGCGGGCCGGCGCGCGACCGGCGAGACGCCTGGCCTCGATGGGCGCCGCGACGGCGTACCAGACGGAGCTGAGCACGAACGCCGTCACCGCGGCGATGGCGACGGCGGCGGCGGGGTTCACGCCTCTCCACCCGCCGCCGCGGAACAAAAGAAACTAAACCGGGTAGTGTTCATAGAGGTAAACTAAACTGGTTAGTGTTCTACGTCAAGAAAGGGCCTGCCCATGCCGGATCCGACCCGCGCCGAGCAGCGGTCGGTACGCAAGCGCGCCGAGATCCTGACCGCAGCGCGCAGTGTCTTCACCGCACACGGCTACCTGGGCACCAGCATGGACGCCGTGGCGGCGACGGCCGGGGCGTCGAAGCGGACCGTCTACCAGTACTTCGCGGACAAGGAGGAGCTGTTCGCCAGCGTCGTCCTCGACACGGTCGACCGCGGCTACGAGTACTTCCGGCCGTCGATCCTCGCCCTCGCCGAGGCCGACGACCTCGACGAGGCGTTCCGGCGCCAGGCGCGCATCACGGTCACCGGGATCATGAACCCCGAGGTCCTGCAGATGCGCCGCCTGGTGATGGCCGAGGCGGACCGGTTCCCCGACATCGGCCGCGACTACTACCGGCGCAGTTGGGGCCGCACCATTGAACTGCTCGCCCGGTCCCTCGCCCGCCTCGCCGAACGCGGGCTGCTGACCGTCTCCGACCCCGAGCGGGCCGCCCACATGTTCACCTGGCTCGTGGTGTCCATACCCCTGCAGCGAACCGCCTTCATGGGCAACACCGCGACCTACACCCAGGCCGAACTCGACGCCATCGCCGACGAGGGCGCCCGCGTCTTCCTCGCCGCCCACCCCCCGGCCGGCACCGGACGCTGACCCGTCGTCAGAAGGACGGCTCCGGGCGCGGCCCCCGGCGCAGCTCCGACTCGTCCCAGGAGGCGACGGCGACCTCGTCGCCGACGGAGAGCGCGCCGGAGCGCAGCACGGCGAACTTGGCGCCGAAGGCGACGCCGCCCTCGGCAGCCCTGCGGTAGCCGGCGAGGGCGCGGAGCGGTTCGGGCCCCGCCCGCACGCCGGTCTCCTGGTCGACCGTTGTGACGGCGCAGCGGATCGCGAGCTTGGCATAGCCCAGTTCGGCACCGCCGACGCCGATCCGGCGCGCGCGGTCCTCGGTGTGGGGTTCGGCCCAGCCGGCGACCACGATGTTGGGGCGGAAGCGCGCCATCGGCAGCGGATCTCCGCCCCGCTCGGCGATCCGCTCGTTCAACAGGTCCAGGGAGGACCGCGAGACGACGAGCAGGGGGCAGCTGTCGGCGTAGCCGGAGGTGCCCGGCGTCGCACCGCCGGTCACCCGCTCGTGTTCGGGCGGCACCCGCACGAGCCTGCTCCTGGCGCCGAGCACCTCCGACAGCCACTCGGCGGCCGCGTCGCCCTGGTCGATGCCCTTGTACGGCGTCCCGAACAGCTCCACGTCGCGCCGGGCGGCGCCGGTGTCCACGGCGATGCCCACCGCCTCGACGCCGGGGGCCCGCAGCGTGAGGCGCCCGCCGCGGTCGCCGACCTCGGGGCGGATCAGCGCCAGCCGCGGATCACGCCACTGGCTGCGGAACACGCCGTCCTCGCCGATGACCATGAAACCGCGGTCGTGCGCGAGTCCCGCGGGCGTCAGCACCGCGTCGCGCGCCGACGTCCCGGCGCATCCCTTGACGGGGTAGCAGGTCAGTTCGTCGATCACGGCCACGCGCCGACGCTACTACCCGCCGCCGCGCCGATGGCGCCCCGGGTCCGCAGCGGCGGCCGCGCAGTCCCGTGCGCGGCCGCCGGTTCGCCGTCCGATGGAGGACGGGAACCGGATACGGACGAGGCCCACGGCGCCGATCCCGGCCTGCGTGACGAGCTCGAGCGCCGCGCCCTCCGGCTGCCGCGCCGCCTGCCGGTTCCCCGTAGGTCAGTTGGCACCTGGTGACACGCTCCTTACCGGCACTCCTGCTTCGGCGGCCTGCTCGGCCGGTCGTTCAGCGGGCCGTTGCGATGAGGCGTCGCAGGGCGGTATGGGCGGGCGGCCCCCAGGTGGGCTTGCCGCCTGGGCGGCCCTGGAGGCCAGCCTCTCCGATGAGGATGCCGACGAGGGCGCGCAGCACCGCGCAACCGCGGGCGCGGCGCAGGGTCGCGGCGTCCGGGGCCGGCTGGTAGGCGTCATGGAAGCGGTCGGCGGCACCGTCCGGCAGCAGGATCCAAGCGGCGGCAAGGTCGCAGGCTGGATCGCCCGCGCAGAGGTCCCCGAAGTCGATCACGCCGCAGAAGGCGCCGTCCGCGGTAAGGACGTTGGCCGGATGCAGGTCGGCGTGGAGCCACAGTGCCGGGCCCGCCCAGTTGGGTGCGGCGGCGGCGTCTTC
This sequence is a window from Spinactinospora alkalitolerans. Protein-coding genes within it:
- a CDS encoding DUF1761 domain-containing protein, which gives rise to MNPAAAVAIAAVTAFVLSSVWYAVAAPIEARRLAGRAPARDRPSPLHVLLELGRSTLTASVITGLAHGMHLPGVGPTLLLALALWAGFPFVLLTGSVMWDKVPVTTAVVHGGDWLVKMLAMGTIVGVWL
- a CDS encoding DUF1801 domain-containing protein; its protein translation is MPYVADPRVDAYIDALPEWQRDICRQVRELVHAADPDVVETIKRTTRPYFVLDGNICALLAAKDHVNVFLYDGAIVPDPEGIITAGHDNKTARTVAFRRGETINAPALTRMIRHIIADNRAGGWRRLKARGRTGR
- a CDS encoding TetR/AcrR family transcriptional regulator — translated: MPDPTRAEQRSVRKRAEILTAARSVFTAHGYLGTSMDAVAATAGASKRTVYQYFADKEELFASVVLDTVDRGYEYFRPSILALAEADDLDEAFRRQARITVTGIMNPEVLQMRRLVMAEADRFPDIGRDYYRRSWGRTIELLARSLARLAERGLLTVSDPERAAHMFTWLVVSIPLQRTAFMGNTATYTQAELDAIADEGARVFLAAHPPAGTGR
- a CDS encoding MOSC domain-containing protein; the protein is MAVIDELTCYPVKGCAGTSARDAVLTPAGLAHDRGFMVIGEDGVFRSQWRDPRLALIRPEVGDRGGRLTLRAPGVEAVGIAVDTGAARRDVELFGTPYKGIDQGDAAAEWLSEVLGARSRLVRVPPEHERVTGGATPGTSGYADSCPLLVVSRSSLDLLNERIAERGGDPLPMARFRPNIVVAGWAEPHTEDRARRIGVGGAELGYAKLAIRCAVTTVDQETGVRAGPEPLRALAGYRRAAEGGVAFGAKFAVLRSGALSVGDEVAVASWDESELRRGPRPEPSF